Genomic window (Alphaproteobacteria bacterium):
TCAGGCAAGCTTGCTCAGGTAACCTTGCTAACTCTATGGGGTTTTATTGGGCTTGAATGTGCAACAGCACCAGCTGGATCAGTTGAAAATGCAAAAAAAGTGATCCCGAAAGCAATCGTTATCGGAACAAGTTGTGTGGCTCTCGTGTATTTTCTGAATTGTGTTGGCATTATGGGATTGATGCCTGGTTCAGAATTAGCCCTTGCGAAAGCACCTTATGTTGATGCAACGCAACGCATTTTTGGTGGTCATTGGCATTTAGTCATTTCACTCATTGCAGCGATTATTTGTTTGGGAACGCTCAATGCGTGGGTGTTGACATCAGGCCAAATTATCTTGGGTTTTGCAGAAGATGGTTATGTGAGCTCATTTTTTGCAAAAAGAAACAAGCATGATGCACCTCACGTAGGCTTGATTGTGAGCTCATTAGGTGTTGTGCCTTTATTGTTTTTGATAGCAGACCAGAGTCTTGCTCAGCAAATCACAACCATTATCGATATTGCAGTTGTTGCGTTTCTCTTTGTTTACTTGATTTGCGCTTTGTCATTGTTGAAGTTATCAAGTGGTAGTTTAAAGGCAATCATTCCGAGTGTGATCGGTGCTGTCTTTTGTTTGTGGATTATTTATGAAACACCTCTTTATACTCTCATGATTTCTGGTCTGGTTGCTATGAGTGGTGTTCCTTTTTACCTTTGGTGGTTTTTCCGGAGCAGAGGAAAAGCAAAAATCACGCTTGCTAAATCATAATAAATTATTAAGCCTCTCTCCTTAGAATAAAAAGAAAGAATCTAAGGAGGGCGGCGCATATGACAATCTGGGGAACATTATACTCTTATCTTTTTGGGAGTGATATTCAAAATATTTACAAAGAAGCAGACGGTATCTACCAAGAATCAAAGAAATTACAAGAGAGCTGGGTTTTATTGTCTAAGGCTCCTGAAGAGGAGCCCTTAGATCAAGCCTCAAAGGATATCACAGCATCTGAGTTACAGATCTTAACTGAAGCGCTGGGTGAGGGCGCTGATAAGAAATTAATCAATCCTCTCTATGATTCCTTTATCAGTCATGTGAATCAAGAAATAGACGTTCTTGAAAAGACGATTCATCTGATGGACAGAAAGTTTGATGACTTGCCTCAGCTTGAATCGATTCAAGCGAGCATGCGCTCAGTGATTGCCAAATTAAAAGCAAAACAAAGAGATTTAATAGAGTTCAAAGGACGTATTATTTTATTGGCAAAGGTCAATTCTGAAATGAAGAGCCAGTTGCAGCATAAGATTATCAGAGTAGAATTAGATATGCTTGAAAGGCCAGCAAGACTTCCGCCAACGCCACCTGTTATGCCGTTTTATCAAATAAGTCCTCCTGTCTCTATTATGAAACAGAGAGCAAAGCGTGATAATGTTCACATCTCATCGAGTCCTCATGCAACCATGATTGAGTTGTTACGCAAAGGTGTGAAGCTACGAAAAGTGAAAAGTGCTGAACAGAGATCTCAGAAACAGAACGAGGTCCATAAAAAAATATTATATGCGATCACCTTCAAGCAGTTCAGTTTGCGGTCTGTAAAAGAGGTGCCGCCATTGCCAAAGATTCTGGATATGCAGACACAGCTCTGTCTTGAGCTGAAAGATAAAAAGCTCACAGTTGGAAGTTTGAGGCAAGTGAGCGCTTCTGCTCCTGTGCGTACCTCTTTTAAACCTGATTCACTGCAATCACAGATGGAAAGCATTTTGAGTGCAAGACGAGCACAGTTACAGGATTCAAATCTTGGTGAGAGTGAGAATGATGCTGAATGGGATAGTCAGGTGCAGTTTCGGCCGATTCGTGTGTTGGATCAAACAAGTTCAGAAGATGCATCAGAGAGCTCATCATCATTCAATACGTCTGATATGGAAGAAGGCAGCTCCTATGCATATCATCACAATACGCCGATCATGAGTAGGTCTTATGATAAAGAAAATGGCCGCGTGCCGATGATGTTTAAAATGTCAGAGGATGAAAGCAGTTCAGACGTGTATACGCGTGGTTTTATGGGGCTTCCGTCACGTGCTTGTTCGCAAGAAGAAGATCTGAGGGCAGGGACTGTTTTAAATACAGCGCGTCAGGTGCCACAGTCTGTGTGAGTCGGATAAAATGAGACTCTCCATGCGTCATTCAGAGTCGTCCCCAGAAGGGACGACGTGGAATCTCTGCAAAGTATCAACAAGGGCTGTACTTATTTGTTATATTCTAGAGATTCCACGCCACACCTTAGGGTGTGGCTCTGAATGACGTGGTTAGATTAATCAGAGAGTCTGTGTGAATTTTGAAAAATAGCCAGACGATCTATAAGCCGGGTTCTGTATGTCTTCTGATGAAGACACGATGATCATTCATCTGGGATAAATGTTACCATTTACCTCGAGCAGTCTACCCGAACACCTTCTTGAAAACAAAGATGAAAGACGAATCTTTCGCGGTGTCCCTATTTGACCTTGCTCCGAATGGGGTTTACCCTGCCGCCTTTGTTACCAAAGACGCGGTGCGCTCTTACCGCCCCTTTTCACCCTTACCTTTTGCAAGCAAAAGGTGGTTTGTTTTCTGTGGCACTTTCCCTGAGGTTTCCCCCGCCGGACGTTATCCGGCATTCTGTTTTCTGGAGCCCGGACTTTCCTCCAGAGCAAGCTCTGGTGATCATCCGATCATCTGGCATTCATGAGTATGCTTTATTTTGCATTGAAAATCAAGCTGAAAGGGATTTTGTGCTGGCTGTGTTAAAGAGACAGGTACCCTAGTTTCGTCATCCTGAGCCGAGCACAGCGAAGGCGTGAGGATCCAGTCCCGCAGTCCAATAGCCAAGATGCGTTAAAATCTTCACCACGATCTCTTTTGTGATCTTAATCTTCTCAATCTTGAAATTATACAGGTCAATCTCGCCATCCGCATCCTTTGCTAAGATAAGACCGTACTCTGCTGGATCGAGATTATTTTGCATCAGCCAATCATGATAAGAGTGTCCGTGCGAGTCGAATATTTTCAGAGGTCGTTCTTGCTGTGCTAATCTAATTGCGTTTAAAGTATCAGCTTGATTGGCTTTGCCAGGCAAGGCTAATTCGCAATCTTCTTTGGTAGCAAAAGATTTTAGAATTGAGCTGATGATCATCTCTTCAGTCCATTGCTGTTTGAAGAATCGCAAGACTTTTTCAATATCAGCCCATGTTGTGATGCGTGATAGGGTTTCTTCAAAGGATGTAATTTGGCGTAACCCATATGTTGCTTTCAGGATAAGCCGATAGATTTGCTCATTATGAACGTTATTATCTAAGGATTTATCTACAATGCTATCAGGCATGCTAAGAGCTTTAAGGAGCGCTGTTTCCTGACTTTCTTGAATGAGATAGAGCATGGCCTCTTTAAAACTTTTCGAGCTTAGTTCTTTTTTGAGAACAATAGAAGCATAGGCTGTCTCAATTGCAGATGCTTGGCCTGTTGGACAAACAAAGAGACCATTGATCAGAATCGCTGTATTGTAAATGCGTTGATCAGGATTTTCAGTCTCTTTGATCTTCGTTATCATGATAGAGATCATTTGCATCCATTCAGCATCTTGAGCAGGATTTGGCAACCAAGCCTTTTCTGCTGTAGCCTCATCCTGAGAAAGAGCCAATTGACGCTCAGCAGGCAGATTTCTATTGACGAGATCTTTCAGAAAGCGCATGCATTTTGCGCGCATCTGGTCTCTGGTGATGTTTCTATAAATAGAGCGGTTGAATTCTCTATCATTCATCCCCAAAATAACAGGCATGCTAATGAAATCTGGTTTGCTTGCATCAGTCATATTCAAGACATCAAAGAGTTCTTGAAAATGCTGAGGAATTTCATGAGCTTTAAATGGTACAGTAGGAATGGTTACTTTTGCAGCTTCTCTAAGGACATTTAATCGCACAGGGCTCTCTTTAAAGTCAGTTTCAACAAGTCGATCAAAGAAACGATGGAGGAGTGTTAGATAATAGCTTGGCGCAACAGCCGTTAAAACGCTACTGATCATTTGAGCTGATTCAGGATTTTTAAACTCATCAAGCATGAACTGAACCATCTTTTCTCCTGTTTCAGTGTTGGTGAACATAAATAGGGTCTGTGTATATGTTCTCTTATAGGAAAGAGGGAATTGATCATAAAGCTGAGCCAATCGTACAGCTATTCTAGTTTGATGCTCTGTTACAACGGGTTTTGTCCACAAATTTCCGGTTGTAAGTATTAACTTTATTGGCAGAGTTAAAAGTTTCTGTGGTGTTTCTTTCCGACGCAAGTAAGGATGATACAATTTAAACATGAAACGATACACAGGATGACGAAAATTCGTTATACTATTTTGCATGAGCATACGGGATGAGACAATTCTTAATTGAATGTACCATGGAATGTCCTCCCAACAGTTGTTTATTTGCATTAGAACTTTTTCGCCAAAAAGTGCCTTGTGTTTTTGTCGCGTCGCTGCGTCCTGCTTTTCAAGGAAAACAGCACATGTGATGAGATAAATATAGTCAGGTATACCTCGGGCAAAACCTGTTTGGGCGAGCGTTTTACAAATGTCTGCAAATAAAACACCCTCTAATGCTGGTTCAGCATTTTGCGCTGTTAACAGGGTTATATAACTCTGTAGGAGTTTGAGAGGAGGTGAGGATTCTCCTAAAACAGACGAGAGAGCCGGGTGTAATTTTATACAGATAAAATCAACAATATCCTTATTCATTGCAGAGCCACTTGTGATTAAGTCCATATAATCAATGATATAATTTAGGATAAGTCTCAATGATTCTGGGATTTCTTTTTTAAGGGTTGCGCTATAGTCATCCCAGTTGCTCATCAGAGTTTGAATCTGTGTTTCTAAAAGAGAGAGCCTTTCACCTGAAACATCTAGAGGATCTTCAAAGTCAAGCTTTGTCAGTTGTGCATATGTTTTAATATCCTCATCATCACTGTTTTCGATAAGGAAATCGAGGGTTTGGATAATGTCATCATGTTCTTTGCCATAATGATCATGATTGTTTCTTGCATCACGCATTGCCATAAGTTCGCTTATCAACTTTTCTTTAAAGTCTGGTGCTTTTGCATCAAAAAATTGGCGTAATTTAATGCAATAAGGATTCGTGAGTGGCATGATTTCTTTTGCCTGTGTCGCAAAGCCTTTTTTCAGTGATTTGTAATTCTCACGTATTTCTGGAGGCCATTTTGCTTTATCTCTTGTTTGATAAAGGGTGCCAAAGGAGTTTCTGAGCTTTTGAAGAGTCGCATTTATATCATTAATCTGTTCGGTTTTGTTGCTTTGTTGAAAACGGGGTCTGTATGTGGTGTGTATTGTATAGCGATGGTTTAAAAGCTTGAGTGCTGGATGTTGTGGAGGCTCAGGTTGTTGTTGTGCAGGTTGCACGACAGGTGCGGCCTGTTGTACAGGAGGGAGTCCAAATCCTGGAGGGAATCCAACTCTTGGTTGTGGTGCAGGTTGAGCAACAGGCGCGGCCTGTTGTACAGGAGGGAGTCCAAATCCTGGAGGGAATCCAACTCTTGGTTGTGGTGCAGGTTGAGCAACAGGCGCGGCCTGTTGTACAGGAGGGAGTCCAAATCCTGGAGGGAATCCAACTCNNNNNNNNNNNNNNNNNNNNNNNNNNNNNNNNNNNNNNNNNNNNNNNNNNNNNNNNNNNNNNNNNNNNNNNNNNNNNNNNNNNNNNNNNNNNNNNNNNNNTTGGGTATGGTGCAGGTTGCACGACAGGTGCGGCCTGTTGTACAGGAGGTTGTGCTACAACTCTTGGGTGTGGTGCGTCTCTAAAGACAGCTGGCATACTGAATAAGACGGTTTGATTTAAATTTTTTGTGTATTGTTTAAGGAGTTGAACGTTTCCATGTGTCAAAATTCCTAATTGATATAAACGCGTTAAAGCATTAGCTAATCGTTGTTGTGTATCAGTCGTTGCGTCGCCCACATTCCAGAATACAAAATTTGTAATCTTTGGGTAGGCACAATATTGTCCCAGCTCCTCTTTGTATGCGAGACGCACTTCATCACTGCCATAAAGAAAAATGGTATCAAGTATATCATTTTGGGCTCTTAAGTTATCATTTTTTAAAGGTATAACTGTTTTCATTTGTTGAAAGAAATTTTGAAAATCGGTCAAAGACCATTTGGATATAATGCCTTCCCAAAAAATTGAAGCAAATTCGTAGCACAATGGTTCTTTTCCACTTCCAGTGCGAGCTACATTATGCATCAGGAAGCACATCAGAAAGTCATTTTTGTCAATTTGTGTATTTTTCAGAAATTCCTGTAGGTGGGTGGCCATATGAAGATTTGACTCCTGAAGGATCAAAGACAGTGACTGTTTATATTGATCATAGAGTCTATTTTTTTGGCAGAGTTGAGCTTGATTCAATATGTTATCTTTGTTTTCCAAGACCTTTTGGGTTAAATTTTCACAATATTTGACCAGGATGTCTTTAACGCTTTTTCTAACCTGAGACGTTGGATGTAAGTATGTTGTTATTGTATATAGGCGAGGGAGTAAGTTATATTCAGCTCTGGTCAGATCAGGCCTGTCTTTTAAAAGCTGGATAGCATGTTCAATAGCTGTCATGGCTAGATTTTTAGAGACAGAAAAGAATTTTGTCATTAATTCTAGGTGTGGAATATCTGAATGGTCTTTTACACCAAGTGGAATCGGTCTCGCGTACGTAAAAATGATTTCAAGTGCAAGTCCATGTTTTAGGGATCCGATATCCGT
Coding sequences:
- a CDS encoding amino acid permease; amino-acid sequence: MSNKIGFWAVLSIVIGSQIGSGVFMLPAGLAPYGAFSMVGWVFSGIGAISLGLVFALLCGRFPETGGPHNYVEKAFGPHLSFFTGWTYWILSWVTTPAVLVTCVGYLSAFFPTQDKSFYLAIELFLLFAITLLNTRGITAAGHAEFVLTLLKFIPLVVIPLCGIYYFDLDNFVQAQQVLDRPLSGKLAQVTLLTLWGFIGLECATAPAGSVENAKKVIPKAIVIGTSCVALVYFLNCVGIMGLMPGSELALAKAPYVDATQRIFGGHWHLVISLIAAIICLGTLNAWVLTSGQIILGFAEDGYVSSFFAKRNKHDAPHVGLIVSSLGVVPLLFLIADQSLAQQITTIIDIAVVAFLFVYLICALSLLKLSSGSLKAIIPSVIGAVFCLWIIYETPLYTLMISGLVAMSGVPFYLWWFFRSRGKAKITLAKS